From Cinclus cinclus chromosome 2, bCinCin1.1, whole genome shotgun sequence, one genomic window encodes:
- the LOC134058232 gene encoding suppressor of tumorigenicity 14 protein homolog, producing the protein MFKKQGSFRGLLLGLSKGICHGIMLQAFPSGRISVYSIPAPDPEQATGQESPRVCYCPSYQEGLCQKYRFFKWMKLCFCRRCLLGILPTVSLTFTAIVLVLLYSLSPAFSFIYISGSVEIPNLTYTNDLNDPTSQKFLLQAKAIQNYLAETYESSFLGKYYLKSVVAAFSAGESGPRAYFWNTFWAPQDMVASLKKLTPVEQKEICSKQAAPLSGSGEKDFDLVTMELFVSDSTEYDMMQKSAVSFDLYAKPGNNKTLTLMNPKKSFYQWRLRVPSNYVVRLVVVTLRGVTPESCASHHLSAYDFLLPLQNKIITRWCGPGTWTSSVVRLTSSSNVMLLTFSLDRRGESNTLKAHFQAVPKIICGGHYNSWNGTLSSPYYPSYYPPNIDCTWIIKAPLPGYKLSLKILAMQIQEKSPGSSKCDKDWLEIDGVRYCKALPENNRNREYGYSVAINFHSDELVTHRGFYIEYKAFSHTDRCNPEQLDCGDGKCKPQAKSCKDGDSCRQDSDENNCSYRSCSPYAYKCLNGKCLLKQNPECDGKRDCTDGSDETNCACGRRQLKKTRIVGGEDTRSEKWPWQASLQMGAQGHVCGASVISNRWLVSAAHCFLDSDSVRYSVPMGWRAYMGSHAINEKSNRVAMRPIIRIIVHPQYDQSISDYDIALLEMETPVLFSELVQPICLPSTSRVFLYGTVCYVTGWGAIKENSHLAKTLQEARVRMINQSVCSKLYDDLITSRMLCAGNLNGGVDACQGDSGGPLACTGKDNRWYLAGIVSWGEGCARRNRPGVYTKVTALYDWIRRNTN; encoded by the exons ATGTTTAAGAAGCAGGGGTCATTTAGGGGGCTGTTGCTAGGTTTGTCAAAAGGCATTTGTCACGGCATCATGCTGCAGGCTTTTCCCTCCGGCCGGATTTCTGTGTACAGCATTCCAGCTCCGGACCCTGAACAGGCTACAGGGCAG GAAAGTCCACGTGTTTGCTACTGCCCATCCTACCAAGAAGGTTTGTGCCAAAAGTATCGTTTCTTCAAATGGATGAAGTTGTGTTTCTGCAGGAGATGTCTTCTAGGAATATTACCTACAGTTTCTTTAACCTTTACAGCAATCGTGCTAGTCTTGCTCTACTCACTCT ctccagctttttcttttatttatatcaGTGGAAGTGTAGAAATTCCTAATTTGACTTATACAAATGACCTCAATGATCCAACATCACAGAAGTTCCTCCTGCAAGCAAAAGCAATCCAAAATTAT TTGGCAGAAACATATGAATCTTCCTTCTTGGGAAAGTACTACTTGAAGTCTGTAGTGGCTGCTTTCAG tgCAGGAGAATCTGGGCCACGAGCTTACTTCTGGAATACATTCTGGGCACCACAAGATATGgttgcttctcttaaaaaatTAACCCCAGtggaacaaaaagaaatctgtagCAAACAAGCAGCTCCCTTGTCCGGTTCTGGGGAGAAAGATTTTGATCTTGTTACAATGGAGCTTTTTG TTTCAGATTCCACAGAATATGACATGATGCAAAAATCAG CAGTATCCTTTGACCTGTATGCCAAGCCAGGTAACAACAAGACTCTAACTCTGATGAATCCCAAAAAGTCTTTTTATCAATGGAGACTTCGCGTTCCTTCTAATTATGTGGTGAGACTGGTAGTTGTCACTTTGCGTGGCGTCACCCCAGAGAGCTGTGCATCACACCACCTGTCAGCATACGATTTCCTCCTCCCACTGCAGAACAAGATCATTACCAG GTGGTGTGGGCCTGGGACCTGGACTTCTTCTGTTGTGCGTTTAACTTCATCTAGTAATGTAATGTTGCTTACCTTCTCACTGGACCGAAGAGGAGAAAGCAACACATTAAAAGCTCACTTTCAAGCCGTTCCTAAAATCA TATGTGGTGGTCACTATAATTCCTGGAACGGGACACTGAGTTCCCCTTATTACCCAAGTTACTACCCACCAAACATTGACTGCACCTGGATCATCAAG gcacCATTGCCTGGTTACAAACTCTCACTAAAAATCCTTGCAATGCAAATTCAAGAGAAGTCTCCAGGGTCCAGTAAATGTGACAAAGACTGGTTAGAAATTGATGGAGTTAG ATACTGTAAAGCTCTtccagaaaacaacagaaacagagaatATGGCTATTCTGTTGCAATCAACTTCCATTCTGATGAGCTGGTCACCCACAGAGGGTTTTATATTGAATACAAAGCTTTCAGTCACACAGACC GTTGTAATCCAGAACAATTGGACTGTGGTGATGGGAAGTGTAAACCTCAGGCTAAGTCTTGTAAAGATGGTGacagctgcaggcaggacagTGATGAGAATAACTGCT CCTACAGAAGTTGCTCCCCTTATGCATACAAATGCCTCAATGGAAAATGCTTGCTGAAACAAAATCCTGAGTGTGATGGGAAAAGAGACTGTACAGATGGATCTGATGAAACGAACTGTG CTTGTGGAAGACGCCAGCTTAAGAAAACCAGAATTGTTGGAGGTGAAGATACAAGGTCTGAGAAGTGGCCTTGGCAAGCAAGTTTACAGATGGGGGCACAGGGCCACGTGTGTGGAGCATCTGTGATTTCCAACAGGTGGCTCGTGTCTGCTGCCCATTGCTTCCTGGATTCTGATTCTGTGAG atacTCTGTTCCAATGGGGTGGAGAGCATATATGGGCTCACATGCTATTAATGAAAAGAGCAATCGTGTAGCTATGAGACCAATCATAAGGATTATTGTCCACCCACAGTATGACCAATCTATCTCAGACTATGACATTGCCCTGTTGGAAATGGAGACACCTGTACTCTTCAGTGAGCTGGTACAGCCCATTTGTTTACCCAGCACCTCTAGAGTATTTCTTTATGGAACTGTCTGCTATGTAACTGGCTGGGGagccataaaagaaaata gtcACCTTGCCAAAACACTCCAAGAAGCTCGAGTGAGAATGATTAACCAAAGTGTTTGCAGCAAGCTCTATGATGATCTTATTACTTCACGAATGCTGTGTGCTGGGAATCTTAATGGTGGTGTTGATGCATGCCAG GGAGATTCTGGAGGTCCCTTGGCCTGCACAGGGAAGGACAATAGATGGTACCTTGCTGGCATTGTGAGCTGGGGTGAAGGCTGTGCTCGGCGCAATCGTCCTGGTGTGTACACCAAGGTGACAGCACTTTACGACTGGATCCGTCGGAACACAAACTGA